One genomic region from Sphingobacterium sp. UGAL515B_05 encodes:
- a CDS encoding class I SAM-dependent methyltransferase has translation MNELETYFRNNDAKLINKWMHYFDVYDRHFSRFKGKEIVVLEVGVFQGGSLQMWKNYFGDRAKIYGIDINPHCKELEEENVEIFIGSQSDRKFLRKVKESIPPIDILIDDGGHTMKQQIVTFEELFDHVKDNGVYLCEDLHTSYQVFYGGGHKRNGTFIEYSKNFIDYINAYHSEQRGLKVNGFTRSVSSLHYYDSILVVEKHRRDEAPIHMKTGAATVKDFNAAPTGFDGLKWKIKKPALTMINKLLRFFRIGGFMWR, from the coding sequence ATGAACGAGTTAGAAACTTATTTCCGAAATAATGATGCGAAGCTAATTAATAAATGGATGCATTATTTCGATGTATACGATAGACACTTTAGTCGTTTCAAAGGCAAAGAAATCGTGGTGTTGGAAGTTGGGGTTTTTCAGGGCGGCAGTCTTCAGATGTGGAAGAACTATTTTGGTGATCGTGCGAAAATTTACGGTATTGACATCAATCCGCACTGTAAGGAACTCGAAGAAGAAAATGTAGAGATATTTATTGGTTCACAGTCGGACCGGAAGTTCCTGCGCAAGGTAAAGGAATCCATTCCGCCGATCGATATATTGATTGATGATGGTGGTCATACGATGAAACAACAAATTGTGACATTTGAGGAGCTTTTTGATCATGTGAAAGATAATGGTGTATATCTTTGTGAAGATTTGCATACCTCTTATCAGGTATTTTACGGCGGTGGCCATAAAAGGAACGGTACTTTTATTGAATACAGTAAAAATTTTATTGATTACATCAATGCTTACCATTCCGAGCAACGTGGATTGAAGGTCAATGGATTTACGCGTTCGGTAAGTTCCCTACACTACTATGATAGCATCTTGGTCGTGGAGAAGCATCGAAGGGATGAAGCGCCAATACATATGAAAACAGGGGCGGCGACAGTGAAAGATTTCAATGCGGCTCCCACAGGATTCGATGGATTAAAATGGAAGATTAAGAAACCTGCTTTGACCATGATCAACAAGTTGCTCCGTTTTTTCCGTATTGGCGGGTTTATGTGGCGTTAA